Proteins encoded together in one Bacteroides ovatus window:
- a CDS encoding GDSL-type esterase/lipase family protein gives MKQKFSTIFILLLLFLAGSRVVAQNAPKPFDIEQPSLRVFLPAPELATGRAVVACPGGGYSHLAFEHEGCDWAPYFNKQGIALIVLKYRMPNGDRTLPISDAEAAMKLVRDSADVWNLNPNDIGIMGSSAGGHLASTIATHAKPELRPNFQILFYPVITMDKSYTHRGSHDNLLGKDASAELELEYSNEKQVTKDTPRAFIVYSDDDKVVPPANGVNYYLALNKNNVPSVLHIYPSGGHGWGIREGFLYKNEMLDELTSWLRSFKVPHKDAIRVACIGNSITYGARIKNRDRDSYPAVLSRMLGEAYWVKNFGVSARTLLNKGDHPYMNEKAYQDALAFNPNIVVIKLGTNDSKSFNWKYKADFTKDLQTMVDAFKALPAQPKIYLCYPSKAYQTGDNINDDIISKQIIPMIKKVAKKNNLSVIDLHAAMDGMPQLFPDKIHPNEEGAKVMAKAVYQSLKK, from the coding sequence ATGAAACAGAAATTTTCTACTATTTTTATCTTGCTGCTTCTCTTTTTAGCAGGTTCACGAGTGGTAGCGCAAAATGCTCCGAAACCTTTTGATATTGAACAACCTTCACTTCGCGTATTCCTTCCTGCGCCAGAACTGGCTACAGGGCGTGCTGTGGTTGCGTGTCCGGGAGGTGGATATTCACATTTGGCATTCGAACACGAAGGCTGTGATTGGGCGCCCTATTTCAATAAACAAGGTATTGCATTGATTGTGCTAAAATACCGGATGCCGAACGGTGATCGTACATTACCCATTTCGGATGCTGAAGCAGCAATGAAATTGGTGCGTGACAGTGCCGATGTCTGGAATTTGAACCCGAATGACATTGGTATCATGGGCTCTTCTGCCGGTGGACATCTGGCTTCTACCATTGCCACTCATGCCAAGCCCGAACTTCGTCCGAACTTTCAGATTCTTTTCTATCCTGTGATTACGATGGATAAATCTTATACCCATAGGGGCTCTCACGACAACCTTTTGGGAAAAGATGCTTCTGCTGAATTGGAACTTGAGTATTCTAATGAAAAGCAAGTGACGAAAGATACACCGCGTGCTTTTATCGTATATAGTGATGATGATAAAGTCGTTCCGCCTGCTAACGGAGTTAATTATTATTTGGCGCTGAACAAGAACAATGTTCCTTCAGTGCTTCATATTTATCCTTCCGGTGGACATGGATGGGGAATTCGCGAGGGTTTCCTCTATAAGAATGAAATGTTGGACGAACTGACGTCTTGGCTCCGTAGTTTCAAAGTACCTCATAAAGATGCTATCCGTGTAGCTTGCATTGGAAATAGTATTACGTATGGAGCACGTATCAAGAATCGTGATCGTGACAGTTATCCGGCCGTGTTGAGCCGTATGTTGGGAGAGGCTTATTGGGTAAAGAACTTCGGAGTCAGTGCCCGCACTCTGCTGAACAAGGGCGATCATCCTTATATGAATGAAAAGGCTTATCAGGATGCGCTGGCTTTCAATCCTAATATCGTTGTTATCAAGTTGGGTACGAATGACAGTAAATCATTCAACTGGAAATATAAGGCCGACTTCACGAAAGATCTGCAAACAATGGTCGATGCTTTCAAAGCGCTGCCAGCTCAACCGAAGATTTATCTTTGTTATCCTTCTAAAGCCTATCAGACCGGTGATAATATCAACGATGATATCATCTCTAAACAAATCATTCCGATGATAAAGAAGGTTGCCAAGAAAAATAACTTGTCTGTCATCGATCTTCACGCAGCAATGGACGGAATGCCCCAATTGTTTCCGGATAAGATCCATCCGAATGAAGAAGGGGCTAAAGTGATGGCAAAAGCTGTTTATCAGTCCTTGAAAAAGTAA
- a CDS encoding PAS domain-containing sensor histidine kinase, translating to MNRLQDFTFFSQLMANANMGWWKANLSTANYECSDFIVELLGLDQTGIISFEDFNKRIQKEEQLSTTIHSYGVYQRPEVVYLLDTVKGPVWVRSKVCFQETDENGNEIIYGISEVQDGPDMASAYQALQYSERLLSNIFKYLPIGIELYDMDGVLVDLNDKELEMFHIEKKEDVLGINIFENPIFPKEMKERLKKNEDADFTFRYDFSKVGSYYQNTQKQGTIDLVTKVTTLYNSEHQPINYLLINADKTETTVAYNKIQEFEEFFELVGDYAKVGYAHFNVLSGHGYAQKSWYRNVGEAYETPLSDIFGTYRHFHPDDRALLIRFLDDARNGLTTQLSKEMRVLREDGTYTWTHVNLLVKKYAPQDRIIEIISINYDITELKRTEEMLVKARDKAEASDRLKSAFLANMSHEIRTPLNAIVGFSSLLTSTENAAEKELYNSLIGHNNKLLLNLINDVIDLSKIESGYLELRPDWVNLTELLDESVAEYAHQVPSGVELLTNYPAHDSLVELDSLRIKQILSNFLSNALKNTTTGHVEVFYEVDHQSVRIGVKDTGRGIPQNMLEKIFERFEKLDSFAQGAGLGLSICKLIVEKMNGRVLVDSQLGIGTTFVIELPCRSMLVE from the coding sequence ATGAATAGACTACAAGATTTTACCTTTTTCTCGCAGTTGATGGCTAACGCTAATATGGGATGGTGGAAAGCCAATTTATCAACTGCGAATTATGAATGTTCTGACTTTATAGTAGAGTTATTAGGTCTGGATCAGACCGGAATTATTAGTTTTGAAGATTTCAATAAACGTATTCAGAAAGAGGAACAACTTTCTACAACTATTCATTCCTATGGTGTGTATCAACGGCCGGAGGTGGTGTATTTGCTTGATACGGTGAAAGGACCTGTTTGGGTACGTAGCAAGGTATGTTTTCAAGAAACGGATGAAAACGGAAACGAAATCATTTATGGTATATCCGAAGTGCAAGATGGTCCTGATATGGCATCTGCTTATCAAGCTTTGCAATACAGTGAGCGTCTCTTATCTAACATTTTCAAGTATTTGCCTATTGGTATCGAATTATACGATATGGATGGGGTATTGGTGGATTTGAACGATAAGGAATTGGAGATGTTTCATATAGAGAAGAAGGAAGATGTATTGGGTATCAATATTTTTGAGAACCCTATTTTCCCGAAAGAAATGAAAGAACGGCTGAAGAAAAATGAAGATGCCGACTTTACTTTCCGTTATGACTTCTCGAAGGTTGGTTCGTATTATCAGAATACCCAGAAACAGGGCACAATTGATTTAGTGACTAAAGTGACTACATTATATAATAGTGAGCATCAGCCAATAAACTATCTATTGATTAATGCGGATAAGACAGAAACAACAGTAGCCTATAATAAGATTCAGGAGTTTGAGGAGTTCTTTGAACTGGTCGGCGATTATGCCAAGGTCGGTTATGCCCACTTCAATGTTTTGAGTGGACACGGCTATGCTCAAAAAAGCTGGTACAGAAATGTGGGTGAAGCGTATGAAACTCCGTTGTCCGACATCTTTGGCACATACCGGCATTTCCACCCCGATGACCGTGCCTTGTTGATTCGTTTTCTGGACGACGCACGAAATGGACTTACCACCCAACTTAGCAAAGAGATGCGTGTCCTTAGGGAGGATGGCACATACACATGGACGCATGTCAATCTGTTAGTAAAGAAATATGCCCCGCAAGACCGGATTATCGAGATTATCAGCATCAATTATGATATCACAGAACTGAAAAGGACAGAAGAAATGCTTGTCAAGGCACGTGATAAAGCAGAAGCATCCGATCGGTTAAAGTCTGCTTTCCTGGCTAATATGAGTCACGAAATCCGTACTCCTTTAAATGCTATTGTCGGCTTTTCAAGCCTGTTGACTAGTACGGAAAATGCAGCGGAAAAGGAACTATATAATTCTCTGATTGGACATAACAACAAACTATTATTAAATCTGATTAATGATGTAATTGATCTTTCTAAAATAGAATCCGGTTATCTGGAATTGCGTCCGGACTGGGTTAATCTTACCGAGCTTCTTGACGAGAGTGTAGCGGAGTATGCTCATCAAGTACCATCCGGCGTTGAACTTCTGACTAACTATCCGGCACATGATTCTCTGGTAGAACTGGATAGCCTGCGTATCAAACAGATCTTGAGTAATTTTCTTTCGAATGCCTTAAAGAACACTACCACCGGACATGTGGAAGTCTTCTATGAGGTAGACCACCAATCTGTCAGAATCGGTGTTAAAGATACCGGTCGGGGCATCCCGCAGAATATGCTTGAAAAGATATTCGAAAGGTTTGAGAAGTTGGATTCCTTTGCTCAAGGGGCCGGTTTGGGTTTATCTATCTGCAAACTAATCGTTGAGAAGATGAACGGGCGGGTATTAGTTGATTCCCAACTGGGGATCGGTACTACTTTTGTAATCGAACTGCCGTGTCGTTCTATGCTTGTTGAGTAA
- the ettA gene encoding energy-dependent translational throttle protein EttA, producing MAADDKKIIFSMVGVSKAFTPNKNVLKDIYLSFFYGAKIGIIGLNGSGKSTLLKIIAGLEKSYQGEVVFSPGYSVGYLAQEPYLDNTKTVKEVVMEGVQPIVDALTEYEEINQKFGLPEYYEDQDKMDALFARQGELQDIIDATDAWNLDSKLERAMDALRCPPEDQPVENLSGGERRRVALCRLLLQKPDVLLLDEPTNHLDAESIDWLEQHLQQYEGTVIAVTHDRYFLDHVAGWILELDRGEGIPWKGNYSSWLEQKTKRMEMEEKTVSKRRKTLERELEWVRMAPKARQAKGKARLNSYDKLLNEDVKEKEEKLEIFIPNGPRLGNKVIEAKQVAKAYGDKLLFDDLNFMLPPNGIVGVIGPNGAGKTTLFRLIMGLETVDKGEFEVGETVKVAYVDQQHRDIDPNKSVYQVISGGNELIRMGGRDINARAYLSRFNFSGGDQEKLCGVLSGGERNRLHLAMALKEEGNVLLLDEPTNDIDVNTLRALEEGLEDFAGCAVVISHDRWFLDRICTHILAFEGDSNVFYFEGSYSEYEENKMKRLGNEEPKRVRYRKLMTD from the coding sequence ATGGCTGCTGACGATAAAAAAATTATCTTCTCGATGGTGGGAGTGAGCAAGGCTTTCACCCCCAATAAGAATGTGCTGAAAGACATTTACCTGTCGTTTTTCTATGGAGCGAAAATCGGTATTATCGGTTTGAACGGTTCCGGTAAATCAACGTTATTGAAGATCATCGCCGGTTTGGAGAAATCCTATCAGGGAGAAGTGGTGTTCTCTCCGGGATATTCCGTGGGTTACTTGGCACAGGAACCTTATTTAGACAACACAAAGACAGTAAAAGAAGTAGTAATGGAAGGCGTGCAACCCATTGTTGACGCACTGACAGAATACGAAGAAATCAATCAGAAGTTCGGTTTACCGGAGTACTACGAGGATCAGGATAAGATGGATGCTCTTTTTGCCCGTCAGGGCGAACTGCAAGATATCATTGATGCGACTGATGCATGGAATCTGGATAGCAAACTGGAGCGTGCGATGGATGCTCTCCGTTGTCCGCCTGAAGATCAGCCGGTAGAAAACCTGTCCGGAGGTGAACGTCGTCGGGTAGCTTTATGTCGTTTGTTGTTGCAGAAACCGGATGTGCTCTTGCTGGACGAACCTACCAACCACTTGGATGCAGAATCTATCGACTGGTTGGAACAACATCTTCAGCAATATGAAGGTACGGTTATTGCCGTGACGCACGACCGTTACTTCCTCGATCATGTTGCCGGATGGATTCTCGAACTAGACCGTGGTGAAGGTATTCCCTGGAAAGGTAACTACTCTTCCTGGCTGGAACAGAAGACAAAACGCATGGAAATGGAAGAAAAGACCGTCAGTAAACGTCGCAAAACACTGGAACGTGAGTTGGAATGGGTGCGCATGGCTCCGAAAGCCCGTCAGGCAAAGGGTAAGGCACGTCTTAACTCTTATGACAAGTTGCTGAATGAAGACGTGAAAGAGAAAGAAGAAAAACTTGAAATCTTCATTCCGAATGGTCCGCGTCTGGGTAATAAAGTCATTGAAGCGAAACAGGTGGCCAAAGCATACGGCGATAAACTATTGTTTGACGATTTGAACTTTATGCTTCCTCCTAATGGTATTGTTGGTGTGATCGGTCCCAATGGTGCGGGAAAAACGACACTGTTCCGTCTGATTATGGGATTGGAGACAGTAGATAAAGGAGAGTTTGAAGTAGGAGAGACTGTAAAGGTGGCGTATGTAGACCAGCAACACAGAGATATTGATCCGAATAAGAGTGTTTACCAAGTAATTTCCGGTGGCAATGAGTTGATCCGCATGGGAGGACGTGACATCAATGCGCGTGCATACCTTTCCCGTTTCAATTTCTCCGGAGGCGATCAGGAAAAACTTTGCGGTGTACTGTCCGGTGGTGAAAGAAACCGTTTACACTTGGCGATGGCTTTGAAAGAAGAAGGCAATGTACTGTTGCTCGATGAGCCTACCAATGATATTGACGTAAACACACTGCGTGCTTTGGAAGAAGGTCTGGAAGATTTTGCCGGCTGTGCCGTAGTTATCTCGCATGACCGTTGGTTCCTCGACCGTATCTGTACACACATTCTGGCTTTTGAAGGAGACTCCAATGTATTCTACTTCGAAGGGTCTTATTCAGAATACGAAGAAAACAAAATGAAACGTTTGGGAAATGAAGAGCCGAAGCGTGTTCGTTATAGAAAGTTAATGACTGACTAG
- a CDS encoding TonB-dependent receptor domain-containing protein, whose translation MLKRMRSFLVLVMLFIAVTMSAQVTTATMSGKVTAQDEPIIGATVVAVHEPSGTRYGTVTNVSGQFNLQGMRTGGPYKVEISYVGYQTAIYKGINLSLGENYVLNVSLKESSELLDEIVVTASKNSNMKSDRAGAITNIGEEQMAMIPTVGRSMNDIMRLTPQGANTGNGFAVGGGNYRQSSVTVDGAAFSNSFGIGSNLPGGGSPISLDALEQIAVSVTPFDVRQSGFIGGAINAVTKSGTNDFYATAYTYLNNENLNGDKVGDLELIREKSQKYLYGASFGGAIIKNKLFFFVNGEYEDNVTAGPKSRARLSDSDDWGSNTANVNRPTVGKMDEIRNYFIDKYDYDPGRYQGYSIKTPAYKIMARLDWNINDNNKLNFRFTRAHSKDNSGPTSSVSPFYATDIYDGGTAASKGSGNVNHNAAMYFENSRYFKEYNFTSYASEWNSKWLDGSLNNVTRVTYSFQDEPRSYEGAADFPSIDILEDGAVYARIGPDIFSPGNLAQARTFVLTDEMSYTAGIHNLLAGFQFEYNKATNGFQQAGNGYYVYKSWDSFVNNEYPKAFAITHSNAADYSQFKAEMKTLQYSLYLQDQMNISENFKLTAGIRFEMPKYPSLKNNYNEDFARCEFGGVSYSTDQVPSAKISVSPRVGFNWDITGERKYVLRGGTGLYVGRLPFVWLVSAVGNSNVGQNQYYYTKVADAALKPHFQPSVSGVLNELYPNGRIADIKAPTDPTIIDKDLKMPSTWKTSLAFDAKLPGDIDFSIEGIFNKDINPAVISNKAIKPSEATITFNPNDTRDSYSKYSDASWTNAGGKQNVFYIENGGHKAYYYSITTQLAKSFDFGLYLSAAYTHSKAKAYSDGIGDQVTSAYRTNTYSVGGINEHETGYGTYVSPHRIVASAGYRLEYAKRFASSLSFIYEGMNMGYAGGYGYARYSYTFAGNIVGDGGANNLLYIPASREELNNWTFAEKTYNSVNRTYDDYKLDGQIYSADQQKDDFWAYINQDSYLKKHKGEYVDRGGVVMPWHHQLDLKFMQDFYLKVGGKRHTLQFGVDIKNFLNLLNSDWGLYKTVNNTNLLAYDKGNSTTGEGKGYTFQKNSGKRLTETYTKYKDFRSTYSVQFSLRYIFH comes from the coding sequence ATGTTAAAGAGAATGCGATCTTTCTTAGTGCTAGTAATGTTGTTTATTGCTGTCACGATGAGCGCGCAGGTTACAACAGCCACGATGAGTGGTAAAGTGACCGCACAAGATGAACCAATCATTGGAGCAACAGTCGTTGCGGTTCACGAACCATCAGGCACTCGTTATGGTACAGTGACTAACGTCAGTGGTCAATTTAATCTGCAGGGTATGCGTACCGGCGGCCCTTACAAAGTAGAAATTTCTTATGTTGGTTATCAAACAGCAATTTACAAGGGAATTAACCTTTCATTGGGAGAGAATTATGTTTTAAATGTTTCTTTAAAAGAAAGCTCTGAATTGTTAGATGAAATCGTGGTGACGGCTTCAAAAAACAGCAATATGAAGAGTGACCGTGCAGGCGCTATTACTAATATTGGAGAAGAGCAGATGGCTATGATCCCTACTGTTGGACGTAGTATGAATGATATTATGCGTTTAACTCCGCAAGGAGCTAACACAGGTAATGGTTTTGCCGTAGGTGGTGGTAATTACCGTCAGTCTTCTGTAACTGTCGACGGTGCTGCTTTCAGTAATTCATTTGGTATCGGTTCTAACTTGCCGGGCGGAGGTTCACCTATTTCTTTGGATGCATTGGAACAAATAGCAGTATCTGTAACTCCGTTTGATGTTCGCCAAAGTGGATTCATTGGTGGGGCAATCAATGCTGTAACTAAAAGTGGTACCAATGATTTCTATGCAACAGCTTATACTTATTTAAATAATGAGAATTTGAATGGTGATAAGGTAGGTGATTTAGAGTTAATACGTGAGAAATCTCAAAAATACCTCTATGGCGCTAGTTTTGGAGGTGCAATCATAAAAAACAAGTTGTTTTTCTTTGTAAACGGTGAATATGAAGATAATGTAACAGCTGGTCCTAAGAGCAGAGCTCGTTTAAGCGACAGTGATGATTGGGGATCTAATACAGCCAATGTGAATCGTCCTACAGTAGGAAAGATGGATGAGATTCGCAACTATTTTATAGACAAGTATGACTATGATCCGGGACGTTATCAGGGATACTCTATCAAGACTCCGGCCTACAAGATCATGGCACGTTTGGACTGGAATATTAATGATAATAATAAACTCAATTTCCGTTTTACACGTGCCCATTCAAAAGATAATAGTGGCCCAACTTCTTCTGTTTCTCCTTTCTATGCAACAGATATTTATGATGGTGGAACAGCAGCTTCCAAAGGATCTGGGAATGTGAATCATAATGCTGCTATGTATTTTGAAAATTCTCGTTACTTCAAGGAATATAACTTTACATCGTATGCTTCAGAATGGAACTCAAAATGGTTAGATGGTAGTTTGAATAATGTGACACGTGTCACTTACTCCTTCCAAGATGAGCCAAGAAGCTATGAGGGAGCAGCAGATTTTCCATCAATTGATATTTTGGAAGACGGTGCTGTTTATGCACGTATTGGACCAGATATCTTTTCTCCGGGCAACTTAGCTCAAGCCAGAACATTTGTTCTCACAGATGAAATGTCTTATACGGCAGGTATTCATAATTTATTGGCTGGTTTCCAGTTTGAGTATAACAAGGCTACAAATGGTTTCCAACAAGCTGGTAATGGATATTATGTGTATAAATCATGGGATAGCTTCGTAAATAATGAATATCCTAAGGCTTTTGCTATCACACACTCTAATGCGGCAGATTATAGCCAATTTAAGGCTGAAATGAAAACTTTGCAATATTCATTGTATTTACAAGATCAGATGAATATTAGTGAGAACTTTAAGTTGACTGCTGGTATTCGTTTTGAGATGCCTAAATATCCTTCTCTAAAGAATAACTATAATGAAGATTTTGCAAGATGTGAGTTTGGCGGAGTAAGCTACTCTACAGATCAAGTTCCTTCTGCAAAGATTTCTGTGTCTCCACGTGTAGGATTCAATTGGGATATTACCGGTGAGCGTAAATATGTTCTTCGTGGAGGTACTGGGCTTTATGTAGGTCGTTTACCATTTGTATGGTTAGTATCTGCGGTTGGAAACTCTAATGTCGGTCAGAATCAATATTATTATACTAAGGTAGCTGATGCAGCTTTGAAACCTCATTTTCAACCTTCTGTATCAGGAGTATTGAATGAATTGTATCCGAATGGTAGAATTGCTGATATTAAAGCTCCTACAGATCCAACTATTATTGATAAAGATTTAAAGATGCCATCTACTTGGAAAACCTCTTTAGCCTTTGATGCTAAACTTCCGGGGGATATTGATTTCTCAATAGAAGGTATTTTTAATAAAGACATCAATCCTGCCGTTATTTCTAATAAAGCTATTAAGCCTTCAGAAGCTACGATCACTTTTAATCCGAATGATACACGTGACTCATATAGCAAATACTCTGATGCTTCATGGACAAACGCAGGTGGAAAACAGAATGTATTCTATATAGAGAATGGTGGTCACAAGGCCTATTATTATTCTATTACTACTCAATTAGCTAAATCTTTTGATTTTGGCTTGTATTTGTCTGCAGCATATACACATTCGAAAGCTAAGGCGTACAGTGATGGTATTGGTGATCAGGTAACTTCTGCATATAGAACAAATACTTATTCTGTAGGCGGTATTAATGAACATGAAACAGGTTATGGTACCTATGTTTCTCCTCACCGTATTGTAGCTTCAGCTGGTTATCGTTTGGAATATGCTAAAAGATTTGCTTCCTCATTATCATTCATTTATGAAGGAATGAATATGGGATATGCTGGTGGTTATGGTTATGCTCGTTATTCCTATACATTTGCTGGCAACATTGTTGGCGATGGTGGAGCTAATAACTTATTATATATTCCTGCTTCAAGAGAAGAGCTGAATAATTGGACATTTGCGGAAAAAACATATAATAGTGTAAATAGAACATATGATGACTATAAATTAGACGGGCAAATTTATAGTGCAGATCAACAAAAAGATGACTTTTGGGCATATATCAACCAAGATAGCTATTTGAAGAAGCACAAAGGCGAATATGTAGATCGCGGTGGAGTGGTTATGCCTTGGCATCATCAATTGGATTTGAAATTTATGCAAGATTTCTATCTTAAAGTTGGTGGTAAACGTCATACTCTTCAATTTGGTGTTGATATTAAGAACTTCTTGAATTTGTTAAATTCAGATTGGGGATTGTATAAGACCGTAAATAATACCAATCTCTTGGCTTACGATAAGGGAAATAGTACTACTGGAGAAGGCAAGGGATATACATTCCAAAAGAATAGTGGCAAAAGATTGACTGAAACGTATACAAAGTATAAAGATTTTAGATCTACTTACTCTGTTCAGTTTAGTCTTCGTTATATATTCCATTAA
- a CDS encoding endonuclease/exonuclease/phosphatase family protein codes for MKAFYRLFYYISIVLTSILAGVTIAGAFVGNAAPDSFKFMPFIGLMLPILLLANLASVIYWTIRWRCWVFIPLIAIFSNWSYISCVIQSSFFSPASAPMVKMNAYTPGILTVATYNVDAFNHEHTGYSCKEIASYMRNLQADILCFQEFGINDEFGVDSIAAVLSDWPYYYIPISPEGKHLLQLAVFSRYPIKEENLIVYPDSKNCSLWCDIETNARTIRLFNNHLQTTEVSQNKRKLEKGLHTDDSQRVERAALGLIDGLHENFRKRAVQANTLKQLIAASPYPTIICGDFNSLPSSYVYHTVKGDKLQDGFQTSGHGYMYTFKFFKHLLRIDYILHSPELNSTDYFSPDLTYSDHNPVVMRVKL; via the coding sequence ATGAAAGCCTTTTACAGACTGTTTTATTACATATCCATCGTGCTGACCAGTATTTTGGCAGGAGTTACCATTGCGGGCGCCTTCGTAGGTAATGCCGCACCGGATAGTTTCAAATTTATGCCTTTCATCGGTTTGATGTTACCGATACTTTTGTTGGCTAATCTTGCTTCTGTCATCTACTGGACGATCCGTTGGCGGTGTTGGGTTTTCATCCCTCTGATTGCTATATTCAGTAACTGGAGCTATATTAGTTGTGTGATTCAATCTTCTTTTTTCAGCCCGGCTTCGGCTCCAATGGTCAAAATGAATGCGTATACTCCTGGTATTTTAACTGTTGCTACTTACAATGTTGACGCTTTTAATCATGAGCATACCGGTTATTCATGCAAAGAGATAGCCTCTTACATGAGAAATCTGCAAGCAGATATTCTCTGTTTTCAGGAGTTTGGCATTAATGATGAGTTTGGTGTAGACAGTATAGCTGCGGTTCTTTCTGATTGGCCGTATTATTATATCCCTATTTCTCCCGAAGGAAAACATTTGTTGCAGCTGGCTGTTTTCAGCCGCTACCCCATCAAGGAGGAGAATCTTATCGTCTATCCTGATTCGAAAAATTGCAGTCTCTGGTGTGATATTGAGACTAATGCCCGTACTATCCGCCTGTTCAACAATCATCTCCAAACAACGGAAGTGAGCCAGAACAAGCGCAAACTGGAAAAGGGACTCCACACGGATGATTCTCAAAGGGTGGAACGTGCTGCTTTGGGATTGATTGACGGATTGCATGAGAATTTCCGGAAACGTGCCGTACAAGCTAATACTCTAAAGCAACTGATAGCTGCCTCCCCCTATCCTACTATCATCTGCGGTGACTTTAACTCTCTGCCGTCTTCGTATGTTTATCACACTGTAAAAGGTGATAAGTTGCAGGATGGCTTTCAGACGAGTGGTCATGGGTATATGTATACTTTCAAGTTTTTCAAGCATCTGTTAAGAATCGACTATATTCTCCATTCACCGGAACTGAATAGTACGGATTACTTCTCGCCGGATCTTACTTATAGCGATCATAATCCGGTGGTGATGAGGGTGAAGTTATAA